A single genomic interval of Candidatus Uhrbacteria bacterium harbors:
- a CDS encoding HD domain-containing protein translates to MAEFEIRDPIHKRIPFNALEHKVIDHPFVQRLRFISQLSFLQAYVYPGATHDRFSHVLGAMHVAGRLAGRMRTSLEGTRVALGAEVWDELAQVMRLAGLLHDVGHGPFSHASESVFPKLTSLPLNNSWWVNGERPMRQARHEDYSVLLVQTLAEDGVLPQTMAQDVASLIHEEVVPSTWFEDLEHEVPRLQRACKALISGEVDCDRMDYLLRDSYYCGVAYGMYDLDWLISSLGFAIEDGQMVLQLSENGVRAFEDMLLARYHMIDQVYFHKTAVGFTHYLTQVFREREIDLVIPSDPYTYASLRDGKVVEMMEEAAVAEKYWSKHLMRRVPAKHVMRFHEEREKDRLLLGGLMQLCKREAIRFFVVESRNALSKVDVSGEKSGLFVARKMIHGYENVPIAEYSDLLKKYNEKIRFTDFYVLREDREKFQQAV, encoded by the coding sequence ATGGCTGAGTTTGAAATTCGCGACCCCATCCACAAACGCATCCCCTTCAATGCCCTGGAGCACAAGGTCATTGACCATCCGTTTGTTCAACGGCTGCGCTTCATCAGTCAACTTTCTTTTCTGCAAGCGTATGTGTATCCGGGTGCTACACACGACCGTTTTTCCCATGTGCTTGGCGCCATGCATGTGGCTGGGCGACTGGCGGGAAGGATGCGCACGTCACTTGAGGGCACGCGTGTGGCGCTTGGTGCGGAAGTGTGGGACGAGCTCGCCCAAGTCATGCGGCTTGCGGGGCTTCTGCATGACGTGGGACACGGGCCATTTTCTCATGCCAGCGAATCTGTCTTTCCGAAACTTACATCGCTCCCACTTAATAACAGTTGGTGGGTAAATGGGGAGAGACCAATGCGCCAAGCGCGGCACGAAGATTACTCCGTATTGCTTGTGCAGACGCTGGCCGAAGATGGCGTGCTGCCACAGACGATGGCGCAAGATGTTGCGTCGCTCATCCACGAAGAGGTGGTTCCGTCTACGTGGTTTGAAGATCTAGAGCACGAGGTTCCACGGCTTCAGCGCGCGTGCAAGGCGCTCATTTCGGGCGAGGTAGATTGCGACCGCATGGACTACCTTCTGCGTGATTCTTACTATTGCGGAGTCGCGTACGGCATGTACGATCTTGATTGGCTCATCAGCTCGCTTGGGTTTGCCATCGAGGACGGGCAAATGGTTTTGCAGCTTTCCGAAAATGGCGTGCGCGCGTTCGAGGACATGCTGCTGGCACGCTACCACATGATTGACCAAGTATATTTTCATAAGACTGCCGTGGGGTTCACGCACTACCTTACGCAAGTATTTCGCGAGCGTGAAATTGACTTGGTGATCCCTTCCGATCCTTATACCTACGCGTCTCTGCGTGATGGTAAGGTTGTCGAAATGATGGAGGAGGCGGCTGTGGCCGAGAAGTATTGGTCCAAGCATTTGATGCGCCGCGTTCCCGCCAAGCATGTAATGCGGTTCCACGAGGAGCGCGAGAAAGACCGCCTGCTCTTGGGTGGGCTTATGCAGTTATGCAAGCGAGAGGCAATAAGGTTTTTTGTCGTGGAATCGCGTAACGCACTTTCCAAAGTGGATGTGTCAGGGGAGAAGAGTGGTCTATTTGTGGCGCGGAAGATGATTCATGGATATGAGAATGTGCCGATTGCGGAATACTCTGATCTTCTGAAAAAATATAACGAAAAAATCCGCTTTACAGATTTTTATGTCTTGCGGGAGGACAGAGAAAAATTCCAGCAAGCCGTCTAG
- a CDS encoding DoxX family protein — MVISERRLHVLMTLFKTRPVWGFIPLRIVFGSLLLVHGASRLIAVRQASGTFLADLPSETAYGIVLGFAVIEFVGGVLMIPGFLTRLAGFLLVIEMIVSITIERLPLGFEEIGLSFELLLFAVAGMFLISGAGRFSVDRAIAKRLLCHCPDEKHEAYIVAETIYTRWFE; from the coding sequence ATGGTGATTTCTGAGCGTCGGCTTCATGTTCTTATGACGCTCTTTAAAACCCGTCCCGTTTGGGGGTTTATCCCGTTGCGCATCGTTTTTGGGTCCCTTCTATTGGTTCATGGAGCAAGCCGGCTTATCGCCGTGCGCCAAGCCTCGGGAACGTTTCTGGCTGACCTCCCAAGCGAAACGGCTTACGGCATCGTTCTTGGATTTGCCGTTATCGAATTCGTTGGCGGAGTGCTGATGATTCCCGGATTTCTTACCCGTCTTGCTGGCTTCCTTCTGGTCATTGAGATGATTGTATCCATCACCATTGAGCGGCTTCCGCTTGGGTTTGAAGAGATCGGCTTGTCCTTTGAACTTCTCCTGTTTGCCGTCGCGGGCATGTTCCTGATTTCCGGCGCCGGGCGTTTCAGCGTGGACCGGGCCATTGCGAAGCGCTTGCTCTGCCACTGCCCGGATGAAAAACACGAGGCATATATCGTCGCGGAAACGATTTATACACGTTGGTTCGAATAG
- a CDS encoding ribonuclease H-like domain-containing protein gives MSPTGREVVLDIETQNWFTDIGSNDHSQLKISVIGCYFYDTDEYRAFEEREFAELWPRLERADRLIGYNTIGFDYLVMNNYYTGDFRKFPTLDMLAEIEHALGYRLKLQDVAMATIGEGKSGYGGQAVEWWKDGKVDEIKSYCLQDVRVTKGIYEYGLRHGALAFVDRTGVRKGIPVQFSFERAGTPALNLTMGF, from the coding sequence ATGTCACCCACTGGTCGCGAGGTTGTTCTCGACATAGAGACACAAAACTGGTTTACGGATATAGGGTCAAACGACCATTCCCAGCTGAAAATCTCGGTGATTGGGTGTTACTTTTACGATACGGATGAATACCGTGCATTCGAGGAGCGGGAGTTTGCTGAACTCTGGCCGCGTCTTGAGCGCGCCGATCGGTTGATCGGCTACAACACCATTGGCTTCGACTACCTTGTTATGAATAACTACTATACGGGGGACTTCCGGAAGTTTCCCACGCTTGATATGCTCGCGGAGATCGAGCATGCGCTTGGGTATCGGCTGAAATTACAGGATGTGGCGATGGCCACCATCGGGGAGGGGAAGTCTGGATACGGCGGACAAGCGGTGGAGTGGTGGAAAGATGGGAAGGTAGACGAAATCAAATCATACTGCCTGCAAGATGTTCGTGTTACGAAGGGAATATACGAGTATGGTTTGCGCCACGGAGCCCTTGCTTTTGTTGATAGGACCGGCGTTCGCAAAGGGATTCCGGTACAGTTTAGCTTCGAGAGGGCTGGAACGCCTGCACTTAACTTGACCATGGGATTTTAG
- a CDS encoding response regulator: MNSVRTKSILMIEPDPFFAGIYASKFAQERLGVEVAESLAVARKILRRKTPRAILLELAQDRDAGLAFIREVREEPKSFAVPIIVLTDLADRTVIGRAFSAGATEYLLKGHFVPIETVRKVKKIVGGRLA; this comes from the coding sequence ATGAATAGTGTGCGGACAAAAAGCATTCTCATGATCGAGCCTGACCCCTTTTTTGCCGGCATCTACGCCAGCAAGTTTGCGCAAGAGCGGTTGGGGGTAGAGGTGGCCGAGTCACTTGCTGTTGCGCGCAAAATTCTGCGGCGGAAAACGCCGCGCGCGATTCTGCTTGAGCTCGCGCAAGATCGTGATGCCGGTCTTGCTTTCATCCGTGAAGTTCGTGAGGAACCAAAAAGTTTTGCCGTGCCTATCATTGTTCTTACCGATCTTGCGGATCGAACGGTTATTGGGCGCGCGTTTTCCGCCGGTGCCACGGAGTATCTCTTGAAAGGACACTTTGTTCCCATCGAGACGGTCCGCAAGGTGAAAAAAATTGTTGGCGGACGTCTTGCGTGA
- a CDS encoding ribonuclease HI family protein yields the protein MDVRIYTDGGSRGNPGPSASAAVLKSLKDGSEGEVIATASAYLGTTTNNQAEYTAIVLGLKKAAELGAKHVEVFMDSELASRQLNGEYRVKDAEIAKRFMEIYRLRGQFTRVRFKHVRRHMNKEADALVNKVLDAHT from the coding sequence ATGGACGTCCGCATTTATACGGACGGGGGATCGCGAGGGAACCCCGGACCATCGGCGTCGGCTGCCGTACTTAAGTCCCTCAAGGATGGTTCTGAGGGGGAGGTGATTGCCACCGCGAGCGCCTATCTTGGCACGACAACGAACAATCAGGCCGAATACACGGCAATCGTTTTGGGATTGAAAAAAGCGGCGGAACTTGGTGCCAAGCATGTCGAAGTGTTTATGGACTCCGAATTGGCGAGCCGTCAGTTGAACGGGGAATACCGTGTGAAGGATGCGGAAATTGCTAAACGGTTTATGGAAATCTACCGTTTGCGCGGGCAATTTACGCGCGTACGATTCAAACATGTCCGTCGGCACATGAACAAGGAGGCAGACGCTCTTGTGAACAAGGTGCTTGATGCGCACACATAA
- a CDS encoding vitamin B12-dependent ribonucleotide reductase: MPNAPTLTQAPQTSDVSKAVWDYVTSLKAVKKRDGTEEMFSGEKLERSLGKAFAEAGIKEGAAVEVAGWVISRLVHTYDGHTVPTTADIREVVLATLIDRNLIHVAKKYAGMRQRLLAAKSIVDVYGNGLTFERYFTKEGVHPYDMITWVKRDAVITDHKGNVVFEQKEVEVPDFWTQTAINIVVSKYFRGKVGAPERENSARQLISRVADTMAGWGRSGGYFQTARDADIFQAELTYILINQMAAFNSPVWFNVGIAPQPQCSACFINSVQDDMRSILGLAMTEGMLFKGGSGTGSNLSKLRSSKEYLNGSNGKSSGPVSFMKGLDAFAGVIKSGGKTRRAAKMVILNVDHPDIEEFIECKAKEEKKAWALVDAGYDASLDGDAYGSIFFQNANNSVRVTDEFMQAAESGGEWVTHEVTTGKPSVRYGARELLRKMAQAAWDCGDPGVQYDTTVNAWHTSKNTDRINASNPCSEYMFLDDTACNLASLNLMKFRKEVDGIMEFDAEAFKKANEVIITAMEIAVGFSSYPTPAIEQNSFDYRPLGIGYANLGALLMSRGLAYDSDEGRNFAAAITSLQSGHCYFQSAKIAEKIGPFAGYKKNEEPALGVMKMHRAAAYKLSCNGVPNVMCEEAKKAWDHVVEHATKFGLRNAQISVIAPTGTIAFLMDCDTTGIEPDIALVKYKWLVGGGMMKMVNKTVPEALAWLGYSKKESDEILAYIDTNDTIEGAPHMKEEHLSVFDCAFKPAKGTRSINYMGHVHMMAAVQPFISGAISKTVNMPSDTTVEDIEHVYKEGWRLGLKAIAIYRDGCKRQQPLTTSADADQEKKRRETQVETKVVEVNVPRRRRLPDERKSLTHKFSVAGHEGYITVGLYDDGTPGEIFVTMSKQGSTMRGLMDSFSTAVSIGLQYGVPLAVLSRKFVHMRFEPSGFTTHPEIRMAKSILDYLFRWLALKFLKPEEARDLGVHVIETNGATEIEPTEAPVVLEPAREEGKAQPTLFAKPQAGTETLTATFSNSEDAPACGTCGAIMVRNAACYKCLNCGSTSGCS; the protein is encoded by the coding sequence ATGCCAAACGCTCCCACGCTAACTCAAGCGCCTCAAACCAGCGATGTCTCCAAAGCTGTTTGGGATTATGTTACGTCGCTTAAGGCCGTAAAAAAGCGTGATGGGACAGAAGAAATGTTTTCTGGCGAGAAACTTGAGAGGTCTCTTGGGAAAGCGTTTGCCGAGGCAGGTATAAAGGAGGGCGCGGCCGTGGAGGTGGCGGGGTGGGTGATTTCAAGACTCGTGCACACATACGATGGACATACAGTTCCCACCACGGCGGACATCCGGGAAGTTGTCCTGGCAACCCTTATTGATCGAAATCTCATTCATGTCGCAAAGAAGTATGCCGGCATGCGCCAACGCCTGCTTGCGGCAAAGTCCATTGTAGACGTGTATGGTAATGGCCTTACCTTCGAGCGGTACTTCACTAAAGAGGGCGTCCATCCCTACGACATGATTACGTGGGTTAAGCGCGATGCGGTCATCACGGATCACAAAGGAAATGTCGTTTTTGAGCAAAAAGAAGTGGAAGTGCCAGATTTTTGGACACAGACAGCTATAAATATTGTTGTTTCTAAATATTTTCGCGGCAAAGTAGGAGCTCCGGAGCGGGAGAACAGCGCTCGCCAGCTTATCAGTCGCGTGGCGGATACCATGGCGGGTTGGGGCCGGAGCGGCGGGTATTTCCAGACAGCGAGAGACGCAGACATTTTTCAAGCGGAGCTCACGTATATCCTGATCAATCAGATGGCGGCGTTCAACTCTCCTGTCTGGTTTAATGTAGGGATTGCGCCGCAGCCGCAGTGTTCCGCCTGTTTTATTAACTCCGTACAGGACGACATGCGCTCTATTCTGGGGCTTGCTATGACGGAGGGGATGCTATTTAAAGGAGGGTCGGGCACCGGATCAAATTTGTCCAAACTTCGTTCGAGTAAAGAGTATTTGAACGGTTCGAACGGAAAGTCGTCAGGGCCTGTGTCGTTTATGAAGGGGCTTGATGCGTTTGCGGGTGTCATCAAGTCGGGCGGCAAAACGCGGCGCGCGGCCAAAATGGTTATTCTGAATGTAGATCACCCAGACATTGAAGAATTCATTGAATGTAAAGCGAAGGAGGAGAAAAAAGCATGGGCGCTTGTGGACGCCGGATACGACGCCTCTCTCGATGGCGACGCCTACGGTTCTATCTTCTTTCAGAATGCCAACAACTCGGTGCGTGTCACAGATGAGTTTATGCAGGCGGCGGAATCTGGCGGTGAATGGGTGACGCACGAAGTGACAACCGGGAAGCCTTCGGTGCGTTATGGCGCACGCGAGCTTTTGCGCAAGATGGCTCAAGCGGCATGGGACTGCGGAGACCCGGGCGTGCAATACGACACCACGGTCAATGCATGGCATACCTCCAAAAACACGGATCGCATTAATGCATCCAATCCGTGTTCGGAGTACATGTTCTTGGACGACACGGCGTGCAATCTCGCCTCGCTCAACCTCATGAAGTTCCGCAAAGAGGTGGACGGAATTATGGAGTTTGATGCGGAGGCATTCAAGAAGGCCAACGAAGTTATTATTACCGCAATGGAAATTGCCGTGGGCTTCTCGAGCTACCCGACACCGGCCATTGAACAAAACTCCTTTGATTATCGCCCGCTTGGAATCGGGTACGCGAATTTAGGTGCGCTGCTTATGAGCCGCGGGCTGGCGTATGACTCCGACGAGGGGCGGAATTTTGCGGCGGCGATTACATCCTTGCAAAGCGGGCACTGTTATTTCCAATCAGCAAAGATTGCTGAGAAGATCGGCCCGTTTGCTGGGTACAAAAAGAATGAGGAACCAGCGCTCGGTGTCATGAAGATGCATCGTGCTGCTGCATACAAACTTTCCTGCAATGGCGTGCCAAACGTGATGTGCGAAGAGGCGAAGAAGGCGTGGGATCATGTGGTGGAGCACGCGACGAAGTTTGGTCTGCGCAATGCACAGATCTCTGTAATCGCCCCAACCGGCACCATTGCGTTCTTGATGGATTGCGATACAACAGGCATTGAGCCGGACATCGCTCTGGTGAAATACAAGTGGCTCGTGGGTGGAGGGATGATGAAGATGGTGAACAAGACGGTTCCAGAAGCGCTGGCGTGGCTTGGGTATTCAAAAAAGGAATCAGACGAAATCCTTGCCTATATTGATACGAACGACACGATTGAGGGGGCGCCGCACATGAAAGAAGAGCATCTGTCAGTTTTTGACTGCGCCTTCAAACCGGCAAAAGGCACGCGCTCCATCAACTATATGGGGCACGTGCATATGATGGCCGCTGTCCAGCCGTTTATTTCGGGCGCCATTTCCAAGACAGTCAACATGCCAAGCGACACGACGGTCGAGGATATAGAACATGTGTACAAAGAGGGCTGGCGGCTTGGGCTGAAGGCGATTGCCATCTATCGCGATGGGTGCAAGCGCCAACAGCCGCTTACGACAAGTGCGGATGCGGATCAGGAAAAGAAGCGTCGGGAGACACAGGTGGAGACGAAAGTGGTGGAAGTGAATGTGCCGCGCCGCCGCCGGTTGCCCGACGAACGCAAGTCTCTCACACATAAGTTTTCCGTCGCGGGCCATGAGGGATACATCACAGTGGGGTTGTACGATGACGGCACGCCCGGTGAGATTTTTGTCACAATGAGCAAACAAGGCTCCACGATGCGCGGACTTATGGATAGTTTCTCGACCGCGGTTTCCATTGGGCTGCAATACGGCGTGCCGCTTGCGGTACTCTCGCGCAAGTTCGTCCATATGCGCTTTGAGCCGTCTGGTTTCACGACGCATCCGGAAATCCGCATGGCGAAATCTATCTTGGACTACCTCTTCCGTTGGTTGGCGCTGAAGTTTTTGAAGCCAGAGGAGGCACGCGATCTGGGTGTGCATGTGATTGAAACGAACGGGGCGACGGAAATCGAGCCGACCGAGGCACCGGTGGTCCTTGAGCCTGCGCGAGAAGAGGGGAAGGCTCAACCGACGCTGTTTGCAAAACCACAAGCGGGTACAGAAACGCTCACGGCGACATTCAGCAATTCCGAAGATGCGCCTGCCTGCGGCACCTGTGGAGCCATCATGGTGCGCAACGCCGCGTGCTACAAGTGTCTGAATTGCGGGAGCACCAGTGGTTGCAGTTGA
- the recJ gene encoding single-stranded-DNA-specific exonuclease RecJ, with protein MWNRGIRTALEAASFVEPSYERDVYSPSLFLQMPEAVAHVFRALEEDRHIVIHGDYDADGVCGASLLYEAIMVVVRLLSSHAHVKVFLPERERDGYGVNEKNVRQFLAEGATLLITVDCGIANREPIALFREGGGEVIVCDHHALARDVPDAVLLHPLVPGETYPNKKLCGTGVASKLAFALYDEARRRGLPVREGSEKWLLDLVAIATVTDVMPLVGENRALEYFGLRVLEKTRRTGLRHLLKLSGSLHERLTTTHIGFRVGPRLNAAGRMKHAELSHRVLVEEDDMLSAALAVELDACNKTRQKESDALYAVALEQARKQDDESLIFVWGEGWHLGLVGLVAGKLQTELGRPVMVAGKHGERFVGSGRSVRGYDLVAAMHAAEPHFVKYGGHPQACGFTVEGEDHFHTVRSTLHEHARKTFNGVILEPEIFIDTSLALADLSPGLVEDFLKLEPHGEGNPRPLFLLSRVKIAGLFPVGQGGKHARLILSDDAGHRQTCIAFGFGYLLEEMALGSTIDAVCEVGWNEWNGRKDVQCSLIDWRHA; from the coding sequence TTGTGGAATCGTGGGATACGCACAGCCCTGGAGGCTGCGTCGTTTGTAGAACCGTCGTATGAGCGTGATGTGTATTCGCCGTCTCTATTTTTGCAGATGCCTGAGGCGGTGGCCCATGTTTTCCGTGCGCTCGAGGAGGACCGTCATATCGTCATCCACGGTGACTATGACGCAGATGGGGTGTGTGGCGCCTCGCTGCTTTATGAGGCGATCATGGTGGTCGTTCGGTTATTGTCATCACACGCGCACGTGAAGGTTTTTCTGCCGGAGCGTGAGCGCGATGGGTATGGTGTGAATGAAAAAAATGTCCGCCAATTTCTCGCTGAAGGGGCCACTCTTCTTATCACTGTGGATTGTGGCATTGCGAATCGTGAGCCCATTGCTCTTTTTCGAGAGGGGGGCGGAGAGGTGATTGTGTGCGATCACCATGCACTCGCGCGTGATGTGCCCGATGCCGTTCTGCTTCACCCACTTGTACCTGGAGAAACGTATCCCAACAAAAAACTCTGCGGCACAGGGGTAGCGAGCAAACTCGCGTTTGCGCTCTACGATGAAGCACGGCGACGTGGGCTACCGGTAAGGGAGGGAAGCGAAAAGTGGTTGCTCGATCTTGTGGCGATCGCTACGGTGACGGATGTGATGCCGCTTGTGGGCGAGAATCGCGCGCTCGAATATTTTGGACTTCGTGTACTTGAGAAGACGCGGCGTACAGGACTTCGGCACCTCTTGAAACTCTCCGGCTCTCTTCATGAGCGTCTTACTACGACACACATTGGATTTCGTGTTGGTCCACGGTTGAATGCGGCGGGAAGAATGAAGCACGCGGAACTTTCCCACCGCGTATTGGTGGAGGAAGACGATATGCTTTCCGCTGCGCTTGCGGTGGAACTTGATGCCTGCAATAAAACTCGCCAGAAAGAGAGCGACGCGCTCTATGCCGTAGCGCTTGAACAAGCCAGAAAGCAAGATGACGAGTCTCTCATTTTTGTGTGGGGGGAGGGGTGGCACTTGGGACTCGTGGGGCTTGTCGCAGGAAAACTCCAGACGGAACTTGGCCGGCCTGTCATGGTGGCGGGCAAGCACGGTGAGCGGTTTGTCGGTTCCGGCCGATCGGTGCGCGGATACGACTTGGTTGCCGCCATGCATGCCGCGGAGCCGCATTTTGTAAAATACGGTGGCCATCCGCAGGCGTGCGGATTTACCGTAGAGGGAGAGGATCATTTTCACACGGTGCGTTCGACGCTTCATGAACATGCGCGCAAAACATTTAACGGTGTCATTTTAGAGCCGGAGATTTTTATTGACACATCGCTTGCTCTTGCGGATCTCTCCCCTGGCCTTGTGGAAGATTTTCTAAAGCTTGAGCCGCATGGGGAGGGGAATCCACGCCCACTATTTCTCCTCTCCCGCGTGAAGATCGCGGGACTTTTTCCCGTGGGACAGGGCGGGAAACACGCGCGGCTCATACTCTCTGACGATGCGGGACACCGGCAAACATGCATCGCGTTTGGGTTCGGATACCTCTTGGAGGAGATGGCGCTTGGGAGTACCATAGACGCAGTTTGCGAGGTGGGATGGAATGAATGGAATGGTCGGAAGGATGTACAGTGTTCTCTTATTGATTGGCGACATGCATGA
- the mnmA gene encoding tRNA 2-thiouridine(34) synthase MnmA: MPKQRVLLGMSGGVDSSVSAVLLLEQGYEVIGAFMKNWSGSTRTCNGTQEFVECDWRSERRDAMRVAAQLGIEFVTLDFEKEYREKVVENLFNEYEAGRTPNPDVLCNKFVKFDLFVREADRLGCAFVATGHYARVEKGSDPVRGQTPFLKAARDQSKDQTYFLWAMPKEVLPRVMFPVGDLLKSEVREIARKHRLSVAEKKDSMGICFVGEVDIKEFLKERIKLSPGLIKSTDGRVVGEHEGLAFYTIGQREGIGSVGGGTPWYVVRKETVTNTLVVGSEVDPELYSRELTAGQCNWLTPRGSDPVRGLTPFSCFARVRYRQPLEPCHVSGAGVRPRTGSDPSSVQFENPIRAITPGQSIVFYTEDGTVLGGGIIST, translated from the coding sequence ATGCCAAAACAGAGAGTTTTGCTTGGCATGTCCGGCGGCGTTGACTCATCTGTGTCCGCGGTTTTGTTGTTGGAACAGGGATACGAAGTGATTGGCGCGTTCATGAAAAATTGGAGCGGGAGCACGCGCACGTGCAACGGTACACAAGAGTTTGTCGAATGCGATTGGCGCAGCGAGAGACGTGATGCCATGCGCGTGGCGGCACAACTTGGGATCGAGTTTGTCACGCTCGATTTTGAAAAGGAGTATCGCGAGAAGGTTGTCGAGAACCTGTTTAACGAGTATGAAGCAGGACGGACACCTAACCCAGATGTGCTCTGCAACAAATTTGTGAAGTTTGATTTGTTTGTGCGTGAGGCGGACAGACTCGGGTGTGCGTTTGTGGCGACGGGGCATTATGCGAGAGTAGAAAAGGGGTCTGACCCCGTACGGGGCCAGACCCCTTTTCTGAAGGCTGCGAGAGATCAGAGTAAAGATCAAACCTATTTTCTGTGGGCGATGCCGAAGGAGGTTTTGCCGCGTGTGATGTTTCCCGTCGGTGACTTATTGAAATCCGAAGTGCGTGAGATTGCGCGCAAGCACCGTCTATCTGTTGCAGAAAAAAAAGATAGCATGGGGATTTGCTTCGTAGGTGAAGTGGATATTAAAGAATTTTTGAAAGAGCGCATCAAGCTCTCGCCTGGACTCATCAAGTCAACGGACGGGCGTGTGGTGGGAGAGCACGAAGGGTTGGCGTTTTATACGATTGGTCAGCGCGAAGGCATCGGCTCCGTGGGCGGTGGCACGCCGTGGTATGTTGTACGAAAAGAGACAGTAACGAATACGCTTGTGGTCGGGAGTGAGGTGGATCCAGAGTTATACTCGAGAGAACTTACCGCGGGGCAATGTAATTGGCTTACGCCGAGGGGGTCAGACCCCGTACGGGGTCTGACCCCCTTCTCGTGCTTCGCGAGAGTGAGGTATCGCCAACCGCTCGAGCCGTGTCATGTGAGCGGGGCCGGGGTCAGACCCCGTACGGGGTCTGACCCCAGTAGCGTTCAGTTCGAGAATCCTATTCGTGCCATTACTCCTGGCCAATCCATCGTGTTTTACACAGAAGACGGCACCGTTTTAGGAGGTGGTATAATCTCGACATGA
- the pilM gene encoding pilus assembly protein PilM: MFGFGKKKIASLLGVDVGASGVKLVELSNEGGRARLLTYGYTERDANAVPLLEDPAAAGKLLADVWGASGAMGRRAVAALPLSQVFTAVIAIPSPKTQEAAKPILEVQARKLVPLPLEEMVLSWTFIDPVKKESVLKKEVGKVKKVEETGNQELATSKPEEQKNVRVLLSAAPKSLVSRYVEIFRAAKLELTALDLESFGLIRSLIGKDRSTVLLVDMGAVRTNLTVVEKGIPFFTRSVQIGGNAFTGALAKMLSVSESEAAQMKFDLAMSPLAPTVPDLVKQVFGELVNEVRYVFEQYKRQEFSDSKRVEKLILTGGSAHLPGIARFFVDALGVNAYVGDPWARVAVPEDVRLLLETVGPSLAIAVGLAMRENE, from the coding sequence ATGTTTGGATTTGGAAAGAAAAAAATCGCCTCTTTACTTGGTGTGGACGTGGGGGCTTCTGGCGTGAAATTGGTTGAACTTTCCAACGAGGGAGGGCGCGCGCGGCTTTTGACGTATGGGTACACGGAGCGCGACGCAAATGCGGTGCCGCTTCTTGAGGACCCCGCGGCAGCGGGGAAGTTGCTTGCGGACGTGTGGGGTGCATCTGGCGCTATGGGACGCCGTGCCGTTGCGGCCCTGCCGCTCTCGCAGGTTTTTACGGCAGTCATTGCCATACCTTCTCCAAAGACCCAAGAAGCCGCCAAGCCTATTTTAGAAGTGCAAGCGCGCAAGCTCGTCCCGCTTCCTCTTGAGGAGATGGTTCTGTCGTGGACGTTTATTGACCCGGTCAAAAAGGAAAGCGTGTTGAAGAAAGAGGTGGGAAAAGTTAAAAAGGTTGAGGAGACGGGCAATCAGGAGCTGGCGACAAGCAAGCCAGAGGAACAGAAAAACGTGCGTGTGCTGCTGAGTGCTGCTCCGAAATCTCTTGTCTCGCGCTATGTGGAAATTTTTCGCGCTGCCAAGCTGGAACTCACGGCGCTCGACCTTGAATCGTTTGGCCTCATCCGCTCCCTCATCGGAAAAGACCGTTCAACCGTGCTTCTTGTAGACATGGGGGCTGTGCGCACGAATCTCACGGTTGTAGAAAAAGGCATTCCGTTTTTCACGCGCAGCGTGCAGATAGGCGGGAACGCATTTACCGGGGCGCTTGCCAAAATGCTCAGTGTTTCCGAGAGTGAGGCTGCACAAATGAAATTTGACTTGGCCATGAGCCCGCTGGCCCCTACGGTTCCTGACCTGGTGAAGCAAGTTTTTGGGGAGTTGGTGAACGAAGTACGGTACGTGTTTGAGCAGTACAAGCGCCAGGAATTTTCCGACAGCAAACGCGTGGAGAAGCTGATCCTTACAGGCGGTTCGGCACATTTGCCAGGAATCGCGAGATTTTTTGTTGACGCGCTTGGCGTGAATGCGTATGTGGGCGATCCGTGGGCGCGCGTGGCGGTGCCAGAAGATGTTCGTCTTTTGCTCGAAACCGTAGGGCCGTCGCTCGCTATCGCCGTAGGGCTAGCCATGCGGGAGAATGAATAG
- a CDS encoding type II secretion system protein, which yields MKRGFTLLEVLIVVSIIAILGAASALGVSAARSKMRDARRLSDMRQLQSALEDYYKEFNQYPTGEGLWLGEEGKSACLSSAGFSASCQGASRVFLSRVSREYTAGISSAVRCGVPPAAGYCYTAKEGGASYRVGFELEHGFAEANISEGPNCLIPEVGIRSGACPE from the coding sequence ATGAAACGCGGATTCACGTTACTTGAGGTGCTGATCGTCGTGTCTATCATTGCCATCCTCGGTGCCGCATCCGCGCTTGGGGTGAGCGCCGCGCGAAGTAAGATGCGTGATGCGCGCCGCCTCTCCGACATGCGCCAGCTTCAAAGTGCACTTGAGGATTACTATAAGGAATTCAACCAGTATCCTACCGGGGAGGGCCTGTGGCTTGGGGAGGAGGGGAAGAGCGCATGCCTTTCCTCCGCCGGTTTTTCTGCCTCGTGCCAAGGGGCTTCTCGCGTGTTTCTTTCACGTGTTTCTCGGGAGTACACCGCAGGCATTTCCTCGGCTGTTCGTTGTGGCGTGCCGCCCGCGGCGGGATATTGCTACACGGCAAAGGAAGGGGGAGCCAGCTACCGTGTAGGGTTTGAACTCGAACATGGGTTTGCCGAGGCAAACATTTCTGAAGGGCCGAACTGCTTGATACCCGAAGTGGGAATTCGCTCCGGAGCTTGTCCGGAATAA